ggattggtcagaattcctccGTAGCAGGCCGGATTGGTCAGGATATTTCGGTCCGAAGTCATTTTTCTCCGGTTGCCTTTACAACGTGCAAAAAACACAACGACGCAGGTAACCCGTCTGATCGCACACTTTTATTCCTGTCTATAGAAGATAATGGAAATACATTAAGCCTTGGGTTTTCATGATGGAtgaaagtaataatattaaacGCATATTTAAATTCAGCAGGTGGCCACagtgaaacaacaacaaaaaaaatgatgtttgaaatattgttttataattGCTGTGAGGTGTCCAACGCCACTGAAGCTGCCGCCTCCTTGCAAAACCACGTCTTTCGATGCATAATTTTGTTTGCACTGATCGGCTGGAAATGAAGAACAGCGCGAACACGTCATGAATTAATTTGCATACACGTCTGATCTCGGGAGACCGTGTGAAAATGCACGTGGTTCAAAATGGTATTGGGACCCGAGACGCATGAAACAAAACGGGGTCACGGTGAAAAGCTGCACCGGGGAGTGTGTGGATGCACCTGAGACACAAAATGCCTCAAGCTCTGAAGTAGCATTCCTGGACTGAGTctacctttacacacacacacacacggctgtcTCTCTCTAGTTTCCATAAtgaaagaggggggaaaaaacatgataGCCAGTAATTAATTGTGTGTTAAATAGAAAGagcaggaaaataaaacatcagGAGCTGAAGGAGTAAAAATGAGGTAATGCAtaccctctgtgtgtgtgtgtgcgtgtgtcgaGTGTCTGTCAGTACTGTGCAAGGGGTTCACAGTGATGTCAAAAATGCACTCAACACAGGTAAGTGGTTTATAAATTAATACAGTGGAGCAGTCTGGCTGTATGCAGCAGGAACCAACCCCCTGCCCCACCATCCCCCACCATCCCCCGCCCCATGCCCCACCCCCCTACGCGTTCACGGTGGGAGGATCTGCAGAAGAGCATCGCGAGTGTTCTGCGCCACTTTGTCCGGAAACTTCACGACAAACTCCAGCACCATGTCCCCCCTCTTATCGGGATATTTGGACAGGGGCAGTCCCTCGCCCACGACCCTCTTCTTCATGCCCGGTTTGATGACATCGCGAGACGTCACGGTGATGGTCCGGCCATCCAGCGTCGGCGCGCTGATCGAGCAGCCACACAGCGCCTGTGGAtacggataaaaaaaatatatatattattgctCTTAGCAATTTAtgatgctttttctttttaataaataatgccCATCCTgctatttatacatttatagttacatattatGTTGGGGAACTTCAACGaaaaaaagttagttcctgttaccacttgCGTTATATAACAGCTCTGAAAACtgagaagcgtaaactcctccgtctTGGACACTGCtgcacagcgctgacactggagactccttccttaaatgttctttgttaaatacgATGTGTTCTAATCCATTTCTAATCATTTCTTTTGATTATGTGGAGAATCCGTTATACGAGTCCTCGTGTAAAAACTGTTACTATACAAAATGAGCAAGTCTGAACCATAAACCAAAACACTTTAAATCAACAGCTTCGGGCCAATCAGACTCGAGATTCCAACAGCGCTGTAGAATAAAGAAGCCTCTCTAACCAGAACACACTCACGTCTCGGAGGGATATCCTCGCAGGGTAAACGATATCGGACCCGTCTCTGCGGAACACCGCATGTGCCTTGTCTTTTACGACAAACACGATGTCGGCGGGGATGTTGGCGGGCGTCTCGTCTCCCTCTTTGGGGAACGTGATCTTGGTGCCTTCTTTCCAGCCCGGCTTGATGTTCACGGTGAGGATCTTGTCCTCGGTGCGGACGGTGCAGCCGTCCGGGTTCAGCCGCTTGCGCGAGATCTTCATCTTCTTGGTGCAGCCGGAGAACACCTCTTCCAAGCTTACCTTGAGCTCGTGTATAACCGGAGggtctttcttcttctcccgcGCCGCGTGCGCGCCACCGATGCGAGTCTTGAATGGCCTGGGAAAGCCTCCCATGCCTCCCATTCCGAACGCAGCGAAGGGGTCGTCCACGTCCATGTCGTCGTCGCCGCCGCCAGCGCCGTGGGCGAAGAACTGATCGAACGGACTGCGGCCGCCGAAGAACTCGGCGAACATGGCGTGTGGGTCTCCGTGGAACGTGTAGCTCGGGCCGTTGCCTCCGCAACCTCCGGAATGACCTTTAAGTCCTGGAGGGAGAGAAACCGCCAATCATTTCTTTGAAGACCTAACAAGCCCATTTGACTCCACCCCCCATGCTGAAATTATACcttgcaaagaaagaaagagcagaaCTCAGCAGCAAGCCTCATCATGctcttggtttatttatttatactgttttacttcagagagagcgagagagagacagaaatagagagggagagtaaaagaaagagagagagagagagagactgagaagcAATAGTTACATCCCTTAAGACGCATACGTGTTGTTAAAGGTATCCAGGGCAATTCCCCCCCCCTACTGAGTTTATGATAAAGAAGGACAaaaataatatgattttttttttaattaaaacaaaaaaagaaagaaagtcaatACTGGAAAAACTTTTGCACGCTGGAGAAGAcctacattaaaatatatatacatcatAAACAGAAGCCTTGCTTTTCTGTGATAAAGTAACCATGTCAATCAAatgaagggggcggggctaaacACTAAATATGACGTCCACTTCCTTTCGGAAATCTTTTAGAAAAGACGCTTGCCAATACATTTACGAGATATGAATGCACCCAAGAACAAATGTCTAAGATCTTGAAGAGCGtggggtaaaataaataaataaataaattttaaaactcGTACATTCCAAAATATTTGAAGAGATCTGCATGAAAATATCTACACTACACCCCATCGTTCAGATTAAGTTATTAAGAAGCAATAAACATCTCAGCTTTGTGGTCAAATTGTCAACTAGTATGGCCACCCCTGTGTTCACCCGCACGACCACGCCCCCTCTTTCAAGGCCACGCCCCCAGCGCTCAGGATGTCACGCTCACGTACGTCACTCACCTTCTTCTCCATATCGGTCATAAATATCTTTCTTTTTGGCGTCGCTCAGCACGTCGTAAGCTTCTGCGATCTCTTTAAATTTATCCTCGGCTCCGGGGGATTTGTTTTTATCCGGATGATACCGTAACGCCTGCTTTCTGTACGCTTTCTTAATCTCATCTTCAGAGGCGCCTTTCTGTATGCCCAGGACTTTATAATAATCTTTACCCATTACAAAACAACAATATGTGCGTGTTGTAATCGTATTAAAATTCCTAACTGTCGGGTTAAACCGCTGTCGGATCCATGGAGAGCTTATTAAATGAGATTCCTACCGTTTAAACCGTTAAAATTTAAACGGCGTTCAGCCAGATGAAAGCTGTctccacagacacaaacacactttcctctttctttttaaacaaacacgtCGTGTTTATCCCTAAACAAACCCGGCGGCATTCCTAAAACAGCCGAGCTGGAACtattaaaaagtttttacaCCCGTCAGgaggaagggagagaaagaaaaaaaaaaaccccctaacAACTCGACCTCATCATTTGAACCCAGAGAAAGTTCGAGAAAAGCCCGTGCCTCGTCTTCAAAATGTGTGACGTGTTTCTGCGCGTGAGAGCACAGCGCCGCCTGCTGGTCCGGAGCACTCAGCCCACGAGCCCCGCCCCTACTGGGCTGTAATTGGCTAATCGTTTGACCGTCAGCCAATCATGAAGCATTAACATAATTTAATCCGATTTTTTTACGATATCTCGGACTCCTAACGATGTCTGAACACGATGAAATTGAACTTTGATATCATAATGAATttctgatgtttaaaaaaaaaaaaaaaaaaaattgacatggTTTAATGTCGCTCTGTGGGATGCTCAAGGTTTATAGACACtgctggtcaaaagtttgtggacactcgactgaaacgtttctcacgATCTTAAAAACTTGGTATGATAAAAAAGATGTAGGATAAAATGTGCGAAATccgtgtcgtagacaaaaatataatcgtgccgagttattcatttccttcattagaaaacgaacattttatttacaaaataaatatctttttaaacggacgactcggagcgaaatattccgaaacgCAGCTGATAAGTGGATAAGAGTCCAGTGTAGATAGGATCtcttttaaaactgtttaaaaagcatctcagggaaattcctcaagaaatcggtcgagaaaacgccaagaatacatttctggaaattctaggtgaaaatggcgtctactttgaagatgctaaaatactaaattattttgatttattttggattttttattacGACATAATTCCCacagttccatttgtgttactccagagttttgatgactttattattattattctaaaatgtgggggaaaaataaagaacgagtgtgtctaaactggtagtgtgtgtgtgtgtgtgtgtgtgtgtgtgtgtatatgtataatcatGATATATTCctgacttgttttgatagctctttggtcttcatgGTGCAGTTTGTTTAGGTACGGCATGTTCTCTAATAAGCTGTGAGTTCTTTCAGGAACAGGTGAGTTCATATCGAGGTCACGTGACACTAAGAACTAGGAAAAGgcctaggaacaggaaattgttcaaccatgacttcctgtttcacattaTATTCTCGTTAACCTCTATTCTATTACATTCTatgcaaagaaggctgtgaaaaattgtcttttgtttaaacttttgatattttgttccaAAAATTCACAACAATACTTTGCcctcatggatgtcaaacaattgaaaacacaacaggtttatcaaaaaaaaaatctaaatataggtgtgcaacaattattggcacccttttagtcaatactttgtgctagctccctttgccaagataacagctctgagtcttctcttataatgcctgaggaggttggagaatacatggcgagggatctgagagcgttcctccatacagaatctctccagatccttcacatttggaggtccacgctggtggactctcctcttcagttcaccccacaggttttctatggggttcaggtcaggggactgggatggtcatggcaggaccttgattttgtggtcagtaaaccatttttgtgttgatgttgatgatgttttggatcattgtcttgctggaagatccaaccaaggcccatttgaatctttctggcagaggcggtcaggttttcatttaatatctgttgatatttgatagagtccatgatgccatgtatcctaacaaaatgtccaggtcctctggcagaaaaacagccccaaaacattaaagatccacctccatatttaaccgtgggcatgaggtacttttccatatggctac
The sequence above is drawn from the Ictalurus furcatus strain D&B chromosome 24, Billie_1.0, whole genome shotgun sequence genome and encodes:
- the dnajb1a gene encoding dnaJ homolog subfamily B member 1a, whose amino-acid sequence is MGKDYYKVLGIQKGASEDEIKKAYRKQALRYHPDKNKSPGAEDKFKEIAEAYDVLSDAKKKDIYDRYGEEGLKGHSGGCGGNGPSYTFHGDPHAMFAEFFGGRSPFDQFFAHGAGGGDDDMDVDDPFAAFGMGGMGGFPRPFKTRIGGAHAAREKKKDPPVIHELKVSLEEVFSGCTKKMKISRKRLNPDGCTVRTEDKILTVNIKPGWKEGTKITFPKEGDETPANIPADIVFVVKDKAHAVFRRDGSDIVYPARISLRDALCGCSISAPTLDGRTITVTSRDVIKPGMKKRVVGEGLPLSKYPDKRGDMVLEFVVKFPDKVAQNTRDALLQILPP